In the Paenibacillus sp. FSL H7-0357 genome, one interval contains:
- a CDS encoding MBL fold metallo-hydrolase, with protein sequence MHIAKGIDMLEISVQVMGGKETIYPTLLWDGQAATLVDTGYPGLLSIFRKAVEEASVPWNQLRTILITHQDLDHIGSLPALLEQAETELTVLAHEIEKPYIEGDKMLLKHTPEALAAAEAMLPPTVPEEWRHAFLSVLAHPPKGRVDQTLIGGEQIPCGGGITVIHTPGHSPGHLSLYHQASCTLIAADALTVRGGELYGPDAAATPDMATALASLQKFADLEIRQVICYHGGLYRGDAGRRIAALSQGEA encoded by the coding sequence ATGCATATCGCCAAAGGAATAGACATGCTTGAGATTTCCGTTCAAGTTATGGGCGGAAAAGAAACGATTTACCCCACCCTGCTTTGGGACGGACAAGCCGCCACTCTCGTAGATACGGGTTACCCGGGGCTGCTGTCCATATTTAGAAAGGCTGTGGAAGAAGCCTCTGTACCCTGGAATCAGCTGCGCACTATCCTGATTACCCATCAGGATCTCGATCATATCGGGAGCCTGCCCGCTCTGCTGGAGCAGGCTGAAACCGAGCTGACCGTACTGGCGCACGAAATTGAGAAGCCCTATATTGAGGGCGATAAAATGCTGCTCAAGCATACGCCGGAAGCGTTGGCTGCCGCCGAAGCCATGCTGCCGCCTACAGTACCGGAAGAATGGCGGCATGCCTTTCTCTCCGTGCTTGCCCATCCACCAAAAGGAAGGGTCGACCAAACGCTCATTGGCGGTGAACAGATTCCTTGTGGCGGCGGAATAACTGTGATCCATACGCCCGGCCACAGCCCCGGGCATCTGAGCCTGTATCATCAGGCTAGCTGCACACTGATTGCCGCTGATGCCCTCACGGTGCGCGGCGGAGAACTGTACGGGCCAGATGCAGCGGCGACACCCGACATGGCTACCGCACTTGCTTCTTTGCAGAAATTCGCCGATTTGGAGATCCGGCAGGTGATTTGCTATCACGGAGGATTGTACCGCGGTGATGCAGGCCGCCGGATTGCCGCGTTGTCACAGGGGGAAGCGTAA
- a CDS encoding GNAT family N-acetyltransferase yields MILYHNQELSVRRLVPPDAELLVKWLSDPFLLEYYEGRDRPHTMAMVLEHFYEEEAGEITRGIVCYKSQDVGYIQFYPIDAEEKAEYGYTDFEGRIYGMDQFIGETAFWNQGIGSQLVGETVKYLTESKQADKIVMDPQCWNHRALRVYEKLGFVRRKLLVEHEWHEGEFRDCWLIEYEGSTK; encoded by the coding sequence ATGATCTTATATCACAATCAGGAACTAAGCGTTAGAAGACTGGTGCCTCCCGATGCGGAGCTGCTTGTGAAATGGCTTTCCGATCCGTTTCTGTTGGAGTATTATGAAGGACGTGACCGTCCGCATACAATGGCGATGGTGCTGGAGCACTTTTATGAAGAGGAAGCCGGGGAAATCACGCGCGGGATTGTCTGTTATAAATCGCAGGATGTTGGATACATACAGTTCTATCCTATTGATGCTGAAGAGAAAGCGGAGTACGGGTATACGGATTTTGAAGGCAGAATTTACGGCATGGACCAGTTTATCGGCGAAACTGCATTCTGGAATCAAGGAATTGGTTCGCAGCTCGTGGGGGAGACAGTTAAATATCTTACCGAGTCGAAGCAGGCGGACAAGATTGTGATGGACCCGCAATGCTGGAATCACCGGGCGCTGAGAGTGTATGAGAAACTTGGTTTTGTGCGGAGGAAGCTGCTTGTAGAGCATGAATGGCATGAGGGAGAATTCAGGGACTGCTGGCTCATTGAATATGAGGGCAGTACGAAATAA
- a CDS encoding VOC family protein has translation MPTATLHEGVQIGLVQIRVSNLERSLAFYQNVVGLKILRQTGRQVEMTADGQRVLLILREIEGAQILRRNSAAGLYHFAILVPDRPSLGLTLRNLIDSGIHIGQGDHLVSEALYIQDPDNNGIELYRDRPRDTWKRDAEGDYIMTTDPVDADGLLAAAEGLTWNGLPAGTVIGHVHFHVGDLDQAKKFYVDALGFEPTTHYGDSALFISAGGYHHHMGLNIWAGQGAPAAPSDAPGIDYFTLLLSSRQELAEVSERMREAGYTVTEADGILSLKDPWNIGLKLMVNSQSE, from the coding sequence ATGCCAACAGCGACATTGCATGAGGGTGTGCAAATTGGTTTAGTGCAGATAAGAGTAAGCAATTTGGAGCGTTCGCTCGCTTTTTACCAGAATGTTGTGGGACTGAAGATCTTGCGCCAGACCGGGCGCCAGGTGGAGATGACGGCAGACGGGCAGCGTGTACTGCTCATCCTGCGGGAGATCGAAGGCGCGCAAATTCTGCGCCGGAATTCGGCAGCGGGCTTGTACCACTTCGCCATTCTCGTGCCTGACCGCCCCAGCCTGGGGCTCACGCTGCGCAATCTGATTGACTCTGGGATTCATATCGGCCAGGGGGATCATCTGGTAAGTGAAGCGCTGTACATTCAGGATCCGGATAATAACGGAATTGAGCTGTACCGGGACCGGCCGCGTGATACATGGAAACGTGATGCAGAAGGGGATTATATTATGACTACGGACCCGGTAGATGCCGACGGTCTGCTGGCCGCTGCTGAAGGCTTAACCTGGAACGGCCTGCCTGCCGGCACCGTGATCGGACATGTGCATTTTCATGTAGGTGATCTTGACCAAGCGAAGAAATTTTATGTGGATGCATTGGGCTTTGAGCCAACAACCCATTATGGAGACTCGGCACTGTTTATCTCGGCGGGAGGTTATCACCACCATATGGGCCTCAATATCTGGGCGGGGCAGGGTGCTCCGGCGGCTCCATCTGATGCACCCGGCATCGATTATTTTACACTGCTGCTATCAAGCAGACAGGAGCTGGCGGAAGTGTCTGAGCGTATGCGGGAGGCTGGTTATACAGTAACTGAGGCAGACGGCATCCTTTCGCTCAAAGATCCATGGAACATCGGTTTGAAGCTGATGGTGAACTCGCAATCGGAATAA
- the map gene encoding type I methionyl aminopeptidase translates to MTSDTAEDLQGLKAAGKVVGYTIAEMKKHVKPGMTTAELDAVGAKILEQFGAKSAPKVTYNFPGSTCISINEEVAHGIPGSRVINPGDLINIDVSAELNGYYSDSGVSFQLPPYNEKLVHLCRSTEETMMSVINHLRAGMKVNEIGRVMESEARKRGYKIVRNLCSHGIGKSLHEKPFEILPFYNPRVTTVLKENQVITIEPFLSTGADFVEQQSDGWTLSVKDNSRVAQYEHTIIITKGKPIILTSA, encoded by the coding sequence ATGACGAGCGATACAGCAGAGGATTTGCAAGGTCTGAAAGCAGCCGGCAAGGTGGTAGGTTACACTATCGCCGAGATGAAGAAACATGTAAAACCAGGTATGACGACTGCCGAGCTTGATGCGGTGGGGGCGAAGATCCTGGAGCAATTTGGTGCAAAATCGGCTCCGAAGGTTACCTATAATTTTCCGGGCAGCACCTGCATCAGCATTAATGAAGAGGTGGCTCACGGCATTCCCGGCTCACGCGTCATTAACCCCGGTGATCTGATTAATATTGACGTATCGGCCGAGCTTAACGGTTATTACAGTGACTCCGGCGTTTCTTTTCAACTGCCGCCCTATAACGAGAAGCTTGTACATCTGTGCCGCAGCACGGAGGAAACCATGATGAGCGTAATCAATCATCTTCGAGCAGGCATGAAGGTGAATGAGATTGGCAGAGTGATGGAGAGTGAAGCCCGCAAACGCGGCTACAAAATCGTACGCAATTTATGCAGCCACGGCATCGGCAAATCACTGCATGAGAAGCCTTTCGAAATTCTCCCGTTTTATAATCCGCGGGTAACTACGGTGCTTAAAGAAAATCAGGTCATTACGATTGAGCCGTTCCTGTCTACCGGGGCTGACTTTGTAGAACAGCAGTCGGACGGGTGGACACTGAGTGTGAAGGACAATAGCCGGGTAGCACAGTATGAGCACACCATTATAATTACTAAGGGCAAACCGATCATTCTGACAAGCGCATAG
- a CDS encoding DUF2785 domain-containing protein, whose product MTDTRNGLKLDLQRIEEEHYQLRDGEVAGDYISRMLEYIGDPDPELRDLLIYPTFYEWISEQQLFTADELRSLLGVLTDERHLFYDIGGSGDQSVFTRTFSVLPAALIIQQHRLQPFLEEADFMSLKDSLLRYYRTEKDLRGYLEENGWAHAAAHAADALDELVKCPESDAAVQLEVLDAVQGMLQNGTYIFNEEEDERIATIVDSMVFHSLLPEEQLAGWISALGECGSLPRTRSVDINRINCKNFLRALYFRRGSHIRGQQLEEAFMSAEINLNKFTMRSAL is encoded by the coding sequence ATGACGGATACAAGAAACGGGCTAAAGCTGGATTTGCAAAGAATCGAGGAGGAACATTATCAGCTGCGTGATGGTGAAGTGGCAGGAGATTACATCAGCCGGATGCTGGAGTATATCGGCGACCCGGATCCGGAGCTTCGGGATCTGCTTATTTATCCGACATTTTATGAATGGATATCTGAGCAGCAGTTGTTCACCGCAGATGAGCTGCGCAGCTTGCTTGGAGTATTGACCGATGAGCGGCATTTGTTCTACGACATCGGCGGTTCAGGAGACCAAAGTGTATTCACGCGGACCTTCTCTGTGTTGCCGGCAGCTTTGATTATACAGCAGCACAGACTGCAGCCATTTCTGGAGGAAGCTGATTTCATGAGTTTGAAGGATTCGCTTCTCCGCTACTACAGAACAGAGAAGGATTTACGCGGCTATCTGGAAGAAAACGGCTGGGCCCACGCTGCTGCCCACGCGGCAGATGCACTGGATGAACTGGTGAAGTGCCCGGAGAGTGATGCGGCGGTGCAGCTGGAAGTCCTGGATGCGGTACAGGGTATGCTCCAGAACGGCACGTACATTTTCAATGAAGAAGAGGATGAGCGGATAGCCACTATCGTCGACTCCATGGTATTCCATAGCCTGCTTCCGGAGGAACAGCTTGCCGGCTGGATTAGCGCTCTCGGGGAATGCGGTAGCCTGCCGAGGACCCGCAGTGTGGATATTAACCGGATCAATTGCAAAAATTTCCTCCGGGCTCTCTATTTCAGACGGGGCAGCCATATCCGTGGACAACAGCTTGAGGAGGCTTTCATGTCTGCCGAAATAAATTTAAATAAGTTCACAATGCGAAGTGCGCTTTGA
- a CDS encoding DJ-1/PfpI family protein, translated as MKMAFILFDGITFLDFAGFYDVIYRLGQFAPGEGLEWDICGVAEEVTDELGLTVKIGTVLPDLSQYDLVFVPGGMGTRRLRTDESFISWLRGAANVPYKVSVCTGSLLLGAAGFLEGRSATTHPAAYDLLAPYCGSVVKTRIVQDGSIITGGGVSASIDLGLHVMSLLAGEEAMLSVKKQIDYPYVMQGIVQRQ; from the coding sequence TTGAAAATGGCCTTTATTCTTTTTGATGGAATTACTTTTCTCGATTTTGCCGGATTCTATGATGTTATCTACCGGCTTGGACAATTTGCCCCAGGTGAAGGGCTGGAATGGGATATTTGCGGTGTTGCGGAAGAAGTGACCGATGAGCTGGGGCTTACGGTCAAGATCGGCACAGTATTGCCGGATCTGTCGCAATATGATTTAGTCTTCGTACCCGGCGGGATGGGAACGAGAAGGCTCCGGACCGATGAGTCCTTTATCTCTTGGCTGCGGGGAGCCGCCAATGTGCCTTATAAGGTTTCTGTATGCACAGGCTCACTGCTGCTGGGAGCCGCCGGATTTCTGGAGGGACGCAGTGCAACGACGCATCCCGCTGCGTACGATCTGCTGGCGCCCTATTGTGGCAGTGTGGTGAAGACGCGGATTGTACAGGACGGCAGTATAATTACCGGTGGAGGGGTGTCTGCCTCCATTGATTTGGGGCTGCATGTCATGTCACTGCTTGCCGGTGAAGAGGCCATGCTCTCCGTGAAGAAACAAATTGATTATCCTTATGTGATGCAGGGCATTGTACAGCGGCAATAA
- a CDS encoding alpha/beta fold hydrolase, with translation MMLFYRYTQKSAPAVIFISGLGDGGDSWSGVQDRIAALTTTLSYDRAGIGASTAASGPRTCDDLVQELHRLLSKLAVEPPYILVGHSFGGLVARQFSAKFRSCTAGLVLVDGVPEYKELAYEEVLPVHLIPANRAYLENPLLNSENIDKLASYRQIAETELQWPGTHPMSIITRGLPDEGEGDWPSTAILELEQKLQRGFLRWSAAGRQRIAGGSGHYIHHDEPEIVIEEITAMIAQCTNRPEGVEE, from the coding sequence ATGATGCTGTTTTATAGATACACACAAAAAAGCGCACCGGCGGTTATTTTCATCTCCGGCTTGGGAGACGGGGGTGATTCCTGGAGTGGGGTACAGGATCGGATAGCGGCGTTAACGACAACCCTCTCCTATGACAGGGCCGGAATCGGTGCAAGCACAGCAGCATCGGGTCCCCGTACCTGTGATGACCTGGTTCAGGAACTGCATAGGTTACTGTCCAAGCTGGCAGTGGAGCCGCCGTATATCTTGGTAGGACATTCTTTTGGCGGATTGGTCGCCAGACAGTTTTCTGCAAAATTTCGCTCATGCACAGCGGGACTTGTTCTGGTGGATGGCGTACCGGAGTATAAGGAGCTTGCTTATGAGGAGGTTCTGCCCGTGCATTTGATCCCGGCAAACAGGGCTTATCTGGAGAATCCTCTGCTGAACAGCGAGAACATTGACAAGCTGGCGAGTTATAGGCAGATAGCTGAAACTGAGCTCCAATGGCCGGGTACTCACCCGATGTCGATTATTACAAGAGGGCTCCCTGATGAAGGAGAAGGGGATTGGCCGTCGACTGCAATCCTCGAGCTGGAGCAGAAGCTGCAGAGGGGATTCTTGCGGTGGTCTGCGGCTGGCCGCCAGAGGATCGCGGGAGGCAGCGGGCACTATATTCACCATGATGAGCCGGAGATTGTCATTGAAGAGATTACGGCAATGATTGCACAATGTACCAATAGACCTGAAGGGGTGGAAGAATGA
- a CDS encoding Rrf2 family transcriptional regulator, with protein MNISTRFAVAIHILTLIDSNKEGKSTSEWIAGSVNTNPVVIRRITGMLNKAGLVDVRPGVAGAKLNRTAAEITLLEIYRAVNAVEEDSLFSVHEHPNPDCPVGKNIAGAIVPVFSLAQKAMENVLQEVTLDQIINQIPVY; from the coding sequence ATGAACATCAGCACCCGGTTTGCGGTGGCTATTCATATTCTTACGTTAATCGACAGCAACAAGGAAGGCAAAAGCACCTCCGAATGGATCGCTGGCAGTGTCAATACCAACCCGGTGGTCATACGCAGAATTACAGGCATGCTGAACAAAGCGGGACTGGTTGATGTCCGTCCCGGTGTGGCCGGAGCCAAGCTGAACCGCACTGCAGCTGAGATCACGCTGCTGGAGATTTATCGGGCGGTTAATGCGGTGGAGGAAGATTCTTTATTCTCCGTGCATGAGCACCCGAATCCCGATTGTCCGGTTGGCAAGAACATCGCCGGTGCCATCGTGCCTGTATTCTCCCTCGCCCAGAAAGCGATGGAGAATGTGCTGCAGGAGGTTACCTTGGACCAGATTATAAATCAGATCCCTGTTTACTGA
- a CDS encoding NAD(P)/FAD-dependent oxidoreductase, translating to MSKHIVILGAGYGGLLSALTVRKYMSKAEAKITVVNQYPTHQIITELHRLAAGSVEEKAVAMPLAKLFAGKDIDLKIAKVKSFSVESKQIALSDGTNLTYDALVAGLGSTTAYFGIPGLEQYSMVLKSAADANKIHGHIEDRIREYAKTGNEADATILIGGGGLTGVELVGEIADVLPKLTKRYGVDQKAIKLLLVEAGPKILPVLPDHLIERATSSLAARGVQFLTGLAVTNVEGNTIDLKDGQKIVANTFVWTGGVQGNPLIGESGLEVNRGRATVNEFLQSTSHPDVFVAGDSAVVFAPDGRPYPPTAQIAWQMGELIGYNLYAYLNNKSLDTFSPVNSGTLASLGRKDGVAIIGGNSTPLKGLPATMMKEASNIRYLTHIKGLFSLAY from the coding sequence ATGTCAAAACATATTGTTATTCTAGGAGCAGGTTACGGCGGATTGCTGAGTGCCTTGACAGTGCGCAAATATATGAGCAAGGCTGAAGCAAAGATCACAGTTGTCAACCAGTATCCAACCCACCAGATTATTACCGAATTGCATCGTCTTGCCGCAGGCAGCGTGGAAGAGAAAGCTGTTGCTATGCCGCTGGCGAAGCTTTTTGCCGGTAAAGACATTGATCTTAAAATTGCCAAAGTAAAATCCTTCTCCGTTGAAAGCAAACAAATTGCGCTCTCGGATGGCACGAATCTTACTTACGACGCCCTTGTTGCGGGCCTTGGCAGCACGACGGCTTATTTTGGAATTCCGGGACTTGAACAATACAGCATGGTATTGAAATCGGCTGCCGACGCCAATAAAATTCACGGGCATATCGAAGACCGGATCCGTGAGTACGCAAAAACCGGCAATGAAGCTGATGCGACGATTCTAATCGGCGGTGGCGGATTGACGGGTGTTGAGCTTGTAGGTGAAATTGCCGACGTGTTGCCGAAGCTCACCAAACGTTATGGGGTGGATCAAAAAGCGATCAAGCTGCTGCTCGTGGAAGCAGGTCCGAAGATTCTCCCGGTACTGCCCGATCACCTGATCGAACGCGCTACATCAAGTCTTGCTGCACGCGGCGTACAATTCCTGACCGGTCTAGCCGTTACCAATGTGGAGGGCAACACCATTGATCTGAAGGATGGCCAGAAAATTGTGGCCAACACATTCGTATGGACCGGTGGTGTACAAGGAAATCCGCTGATCGGTGAATCCGGTCTTGAAGTTAACCGTGGACGTGCAACGGTAAATGAATTCCTGCAATCCACATCGCATCCTGATGTATTTGTTGCTGGTGACAGTGCTGTTGTATTTGCTCCGGACGGCCGTCCTTATCCGCCGACTGCACAAATCGCCTGGCAGATGGGTGAGCTGATCGGCTATAATCTGTATGCTTACCTGAACAATAAATCGCTGGATACCTTTAGTCCGGTCAATTCGGGCACACTCGCCAGCCTGGGCCGTAAAGACGGGGTTGCTATTATCGGCGGCAACTCAACGCCATTAAAAGGCTTGCCTGCAACGATGATGAAAGAAGCAAGCAACATCCGTTATCTGACACATATCAAAGGTTTGTTCAGTCTGGCGTATTAA
- a CDS encoding beta-1,6-N-acetylglucosaminyltransferase: MAYVILCHKNPEQINLLIDRLSDEHVDFFLHVDKKSGIEEQIVHREHIHFVKDPVEVQWGHYSQIECILKGFELIKQHGYYNYIHIISGQDLPLVSNGTIVEFFQKNEGKEFVKYLQLPNEAEMWGCYYRVSVYYPKFLVSRVKAVSEVRNRYINLVMSVPWLKRSLKHLPDKLYKGSNWMSITGECMEYILEFTRTSPGYIRLFKNSFCGDEIFFHSIILNSPFKDNVVNEIKRYTDWETGPEFPRTLRAVDYERIRTQGQGCFWGRKFDLDVDRSIVEDLLQKC, translated from the coding sequence ATGGCATACGTAATCCTTTGTCATAAAAATCCTGAGCAGATCAATTTGCTGATTGATCGTTTAAGTGATGAACATGTGGATTTTTTCCTGCATGTAGACAAGAAGAGCGGCATAGAAGAGCAAATTGTTCACCGTGAACATATTCATTTTGTAAAAGATCCTGTTGAAGTGCAGTGGGGACATTACAGCCAGATTGAATGCATTCTTAAAGGTTTTGAGCTGATTAAGCAGCATGGTTACTATAATTATATTCATATCATAAGCGGGCAGGATTTGCCCCTTGTCTCCAATGGAACGATTGTGGAGTTCTTCCAGAAGAACGAGGGGAAGGAATTTGTGAAGTATTTGCAACTGCCTAATGAAGCGGAGATGTGGGGCTGCTACTATCGGGTTTCTGTCTATTATCCAAAATTTCTTGTATCGCGGGTAAAAGCAGTCTCCGAGGTGCGCAACCGGTACATTAATCTGGTGATGTCGGTGCCTTGGCTTAAGCGGAGTCTGAAGCATCTCCCGGATAAACTATATAAAGGCTCAAACTGGATGTCGATTACCGGTGAGTGCATGGAGTATATTCTGGAATTCACCCGTACTTCTCCAGGTTATATCCGTTTGTTCAAGAACTCATTCTGCGGTGACGAAATATTCTTTCATTCGATTATTTTGAATAGTCCGTTTAAGGATAATGTAGTGAATGAAATCAAACGTTATACAGACTGGGAGACCGGACCGGAGTTCCCAAGAACGCTCAGGGCGGTGGATTACGAACGAATCCGCACACAAGGACAGGGATGCTTCTGGGGCCGCAAGTTTGACTTGGATGTAGACCGCAGTATTGTCGAGGATCTTCTGCAAAAGTGTTGA
- a CDS encoding metallophosphoesterase family protein: MEKIAIISDIHGNVPALEAVLADIHGRNITRIFCLGDIVGKGPSSDLAVDLVKKHCEEVVMGNWDEFIGRPSEIAVVQWHRELLGQDRLNYLNSLPFSIEFWMSGKFIRLFHASPRSLNERVQPWDDYEQRLSLFLSSGLCKEPIMADIAGYGDVHNAYLQHLDGRTLLNVGSVGNPLDLTQASYLVMEGRYQDRAMAPLNLQFVRVPYDIELAVQQAQESHMPDLEPYIKELRTAEYRGKGVDH; the protein is encoded by the coding sequence GTGGAAAAAATTGCAATTATTTCTGATATTCATGGCAATGTGCCGGCTCTTGAAGCGGTACTCGCGGATATACACGGGCGTAACATCACCCGTATTTTTTGTCTTGGAGACATTGTCGGCAAAGGACCTAGCTCAGACCTGGCAGTTGATCTGGTGAAGAAGCATTGCGAAGAAGTTGTGATGGGCAACTGGGATGAATTCATCGGCCGGCCCAGCGAAATCGCCGTTGTACAATGGCATCGGGAGCTGCTCGGCCAAGACCGCCTGAATTATCTGAACTCCCTGCCGTTCTCGATTGAATTCTGGATGAGCGGAAAGTTCATCCGTTTATTCCATGCCTCACCGCGCAGCTTAAATGAGCGGGTCCAGCCCTGGGATGATTACGAACAGCGTTTATCCCTGTTCCTATCCTCCGGATTGTGCAAGGAACCAATCATGGCGGATATAGCCGGATATGGGGATGTTCATAATGCGTACCTTCAGCATCTGGACGGAAGGACGTTACTGAATGTAGGCAGTGTAGGGAATCCGCTCGATCTTACCCAGGCCTCGTATTTAGTAATGGAGGGAAGGTATCAAGATCGCGCAATGGCACCGTTAAATCTGCAGTTCGTCAGAGTTCCCTACGATATCGAACTGGCTGTGCAGCAGGCACAGGAATCTCATATGCCTGACTTGGAACCCTATATTAAGGAGCTTAGAACTGCTGAATATAGAGGCAAGGGCGTGGATCACTAA
- a CDS encoding SGNH/GDSL hydrolase family protein — MAFKENDIILFQGDSITDCGRNYEDASSLGVGYAMMAAARLGLQYPEKNLTFINRGISGNRITDLQQRWDKDCLDLKPTWVSIYIGINDTWRRFDSGQETTAAEFEAAYRDLIERTMSALDAKLVLIEPFVLPVPEDRKNWRQDLDPKIHVVRELAREYGAPLVPLDGLFAAASVKAEPAFWAGDGVHPSSAGHALIAEAWLKAVGAIN; from the coding sequence ATGGCGTTTAAAGAAAACGATATCATTTTGTTCCAGGGTGACAGTATCACTGATTGCGGGCGCAATTATGAAGACGCTTCATCACTGGGCGTAGGTTATGCAATGATGGCCGCCGCACGTCTCGGGCTGCAGTATCCGGAGAAGAATCTGACGTTCATTAACCGGGGAATCAGCGGCAACCGCATTACGGATTTGCAGCAGCGCTGGGATAAGGATTGCCTGGACTTGAAGCCGACATGGGTGTCCATTTATATCGGGATTAATGATACCTGGCGCCGCTTTGACTCAGGCCAGGAAACTACTGCTGCCGAGTTTGAAGCCGCTTACCGTGATTTGATCGAGCGTACAATGAGTGCGCTGGATGCCAAGCTGGTGCTGATTGAGCCGTTCGTACTACCTGTGCCGGAAGACCGCAAGAATTGGCGTCAGGATTTGGATCCCAAAATCCATGTTGTGCGTGAATTGGCACGTGAGTACGGTGCCCCGCTGGTTCCGCTCGACGGCCTGTTCGCTGCGGCTTCCGTTAAAGCGGAGCCGGCGTTCTGGGCAGGGGATGGCGTGCATCCTTCTTCGGCCGGACATGCCCTCATTGCCGAAGCCTGGCTGAAAGCGGTAGGAGCAATTAACTAG